One genomic segment of Amycolatopsis sp. Hca4 includes these proteins:
- a CDS encoding helix-turn-helix transcriptional regulator — protein MTSTSTEQYLRDLALLRRVRDRIDREYAQPLDVEALARGVNMSGGHLSRQFRRAYGESPYSYLMTRRIERAMALLRKGELSVTEVCFTVGFSSLGTFSTRFAELVGMPPSAYREQQAEATVGMPPCVAKQVTRPIRNREARPSTAT, from the coding sequence GTGACCAGCACGTCCACGGAGCAGTACCTGCGCGACCTCGCGCTGCTGAGGCGCGTGCGCGACCGGATCGACCGGGAGTACGCCCAGCCGCTCGACGTCGAGGCGCTGGCGCGTGGCGTGAACATGTCCGGCGGGCACCTCAGCCGGCAGTTCCGGCGCGCCTACGGTGAGTCACCGTACTCGTACCTCATGACGCGGCGGATCGAACGGGCCATGGCGCTGCTGCGCAAGGGCGAGCTGAGCGTCACCGAGGTCTGCTTCACCGTCGGGTTCTCGTCGCTCGGCACCTTCAGCACCCGGTTCGCCGAGCTGGTCGGGATGCCTCCGAGCGCCTACCGCGAGCAGCAGGCCGAGGCCACCGTCGGCATGCCGCCGTGCGTCGCCAAACAGGTCACGCGACCGATCAGGAATCGAGAAGCGCGGCCGTCGACGGCCACCTAG
- a CDS encoding ferric reductase-like transmembrane domain-containing protein, translating into MVETWHDATIFLTQQFQPKTDPAARGLAAFAARTSYGAAMLTLTWGVLTATGWIRSVTGRKGLRSTHMVLATATIIFGAVHALGFTYLTVQPYSFAYMFIPFGSGQEARHIAGIVGFEVMFAIFLTAGLQRFTSYRRWLWLHRCAYPAVGLIAVHSWFGAIANGHLSVTWLGGITLLVPAVTVSMLRFMPARTLERIGLVEEQVA; encoded by the coding sequence ATGGTTGAGACCTGGCACGACGCGACGATCTTCCTCACCCAGCAGTTCCAGCCGAAGACCGACCCGGCCGCCCGCGGCCTGGCCGCGTTCGCCGCCAGGACCTCCTACGGGGCGGCGATGCTGACCCTCACCTGGGGCGTGCTCACCGCGACCGGCTGGATCCGCTCGGTGACCGGCCGGAAGGGCCTGCGCAGCACGCACATGGTGCTGGCCACCGCGACGATCATCTTCGGCGCGGTGCACGCGCTGGGCTTCACCTACCTGACCGTCCAGCCGTACAGCTTCGCCTACATGTTCATCCCGTTCGGCTCCGGCCAGGAAGCCCGCCACATCGCCGGCATCGTCGGCTTCGAGGTCATGTTCGCCATCTTCCTCACCGCGGGCCTGCAGCGCTTCACCTCCTACCGGCGCTGGCTGTGGCTGCACCGCTGCGCGTATCCGGCCGTGGGGCTCATCGCGGTCCACTCCTGGTTCGGCGCCATCGCCAACGGCCACCTCTCGGTGACCTGGCTGGGCGGCATCACGCTGCTCGTGCCGGCCGTGACGGTGTCGATGCTGCGGTTCATGCCGGCCCGCACGCTGGAGCGGATCGGCCTCGTGGAAGAGCAGGTGGCCTGA
- a CDS encoding excinuclease ABC subunit UvrA, with amino-acid sequence MSKHVADSHDLIRVHGARVNNLKDVSVELPKRRLTVFTGVSGSGKSSLVFSTIAAESQRLINETYSTFVQGFMPTLARPDVDVLDGITTAIIVDQERMGANPHSTVGTATDANAMLRILFSRLGTPHIGSPQAFSFNVASISGAGAVTIEKGGRQIKERRSFSITGGMCPRCEGRGKVNDIDLTALFDENKSLNEGAITIPGYSMEGWYGRIFRGSGFFDPDKPIKKFTKKQFNDLVYKEPTKIKVEGINLTYSGLVPAIQKSFLSKDVDAMQPHIRAFVERAVTFQTCPDCNGTRLSPEARSSKIGGISIADACAMQISDLAAWVGKLSEPSVAPLLDALKHTLDSFVEIGLGYLSLDRPSGTLSGGEAQRTKMIRHLGSSLTDVTYVFDEPTIGLHPHDIRRMNDLLLQLRDKGNTVLVVEHKPEAIAIADHVVDLGPRAGTEGGEIVFEGTVDGLRSSGTLTGRHLDDRASLKPSVREPSGFLEVRGAATHNLQDVDVDIPLGVLVVVTGVAGSGKSSLIHGSVSGGEGVVTVDQTGIRGSRRSNPATYTGLLEPIRKAFAKANGVKPALFSANSEGACPNCNGAGVVYTDLGIMAGTATPCEVCEGKRFNADVLDYTFGGRDISEVLGMSVSSALEFFSSGDAALPAAHKILTHLSDVGLGYLTLGQPLTTLSGGERQRIKLATHMAEQGGVYVLDEPTAGLHLADVEQLLGLLDRLVDAGKSVIVIEHHQAVMAHADWIVDLGPGAGHDGGRVVFEGTPAQLVKARKKTLTGKHLAEYIS; translated from the coding sequence ATGAGCAAGCACGTGGCCGACAGCCATGACCTGATCCGCGTCCACGGTGCGCGCGTGAACAACCTCAAGGACGTCAGCGTCGAGCTGCCCAAGCGGCGGCTGACGGTGTTCACCGGGGTTTCCGGCTCGGGCAAGAGCTCACTGGTGTTCAGCACGATCGCCGCCGAGTCGCAGCGGCTGATCAACGAGACCTACAGCACCTTCGTGCAGGGGTTCATGCCGACGCTGGCCAGACCGGACGTCGACGTGCTCGACGGGATCACCACCGCGATCATCGTCGACCAGGAGCGGATGGGTGCCAACCCGCACTCCACCGTCGGCACCGCGACGGACGCGAACGCGATGCTGCGCATCCTGTTCAGCCGGCTGGGAACGCCGCACATCGGCTCGCCGCAGGCGTTTTCGTTCAACGTCGCCTCGATCAGCGGCGCGGGCGCGGTCACCATCGAAAAGGGCGGGCGGCAGATCAAGGAACGCCGCAGCTTCAGCATCACCGGCGGCATGTGCCCGCGCTGCGAGGGCCGCGGCAAGGTCAACGACATCGACCTCACCGCGCTGTTCGACGAGAACAAGTCGCTCAACGAAGGCGCGATCACCATCCCGGGCTACAGCATGGAGGGCTGGTACGGCCGCATCTTCCGCGGTTCCGGCTTCTTCGACCCGGACAAGCCGATCAAGAAGTTCACCAAGAAGCAGTTCAACGACCTGGTCTACAAGGAACCGACGAAGATCAAGGTCGAGGGCATCAACCTGACCTACTCGGGGCTGGTGCCGGCGATCCAGAAGTCCTTCCTGTCCAAGGACGTCGACGCGATGCAGCCGCACATCCGGGCGTTCGTCGAGCGGGCGGTGACCTTCCAGACCTGCCCGGACTGCAACGGCACGCGGCTGTCACCGGAGGCGCGCTCGTCGAAGATCGGCGGGATCAGCATCGCCGACGCCTGCGCGATGCAGATCAGCGACCTCGCCGCGTGGGTGGGGAAGCTGTCCGAGCCGTCGGTCGCGCCGCTGCTGGACGCGCTGAAGCACACGCTCGACTCGTTCGTCGAGATCGGCCTGGGCTACCTCTCGCTGGACCGCCCATCCGGGACACTCTCGGGCGGGGAAGCCCAGCGCACCAAGATGATCCGCCACCTCGGCTCGTCACTGACCGACGTCACCTACGTCTTCGACGAGCCTACGATCGGGCTGCACCCGCACGACATCCGCCGCATGAACGACCTGCTGCTGCAGCTGCGCGACAAGGGCAACACGGTGCTGGTGGTGGAGCACAAGCCGGAGGCCATCGCGATCGCCGACCACGTCGTCGACCTGGGCCCGCGCGCGGGCACCGAGGGCGGCGAGATCGTCTTCGAGGGCACTGTGGACGGTCTGCGCTCCAGCGGCACGCTGACCGGGCGGCACCTGGACGACCGCGCCTCGCTGAAGCCGTCGGTGCGTGAGCCGTCGGGCTTCCTGGAGGTGCGCGGGGCGGCGACGCACAACCTGCAGGACGTCGACGTCGACATCCCGCTCGGGGTGCTGGTGGTGGTGACCGGCGTGGCGGGCTCGGGCAAGAGCTCGCTGATCCACGGCTCGGTGTCCGGCGGCGAAGGTGTGGTGACGGTCGACCAGACCGGCATCCGCGGCTCGCGCCGCAGCAACCCGGCGACCTACACCGGCCTGCTGGAGCCGATCCGCAAGGCGTTCGCCAAGGCCAACGGCGTCAAGCCGGCACTGTTCAGCGCGAACTCAGAGGGCGCGTGCCCGAACTGCAACGGCGCCGGCGTGGTCTACACCGACCTGGGCATCATGGCGGGGACCGCGACGCCGTGCGAAGTCTGCGAGGGAAAGCGGTTCAACGCCGACGTGCTGGATTACACGTTCGGCGGCCGGGACATCAGCGAAGTGCTCGGCATGTCGGTGTCCTCGGCATTGGAGTTCTTTTCGTCCGGCGACGCCGCGTTGCCGGCGGCGCACAAGATCCTGACGCACCTGTCCGACGTCGGCCTGGGCTACCTGACGCTGGGCCAGCCGCTGACGACCCTGTCCGGCGGCGAGCGCCAGCGGATCAAGCTGGCGACGCACATGGCGGAGCAGGGCGGGGTGTACGTGCTGGACGAGCCGACGGCCGGCCTGCACCTGGCGGACGTCGAGCAGCTGCTGGGCCTGCTGGACCGCCTGGTGGACGCGGGCAAGTCGGTGATCGTGATCGAGCACCACCAGGCGGTGATGGCCCACGCGGACTGGATCGTCGACCTCGGCCCGGGCGCCGGCCACGACGGCGGCCGGGTCGTGTTCGAGGGGACGCCGGCCCAGCTGGTGAAGGCGCGGAAGAAGACGTTGACGGGGAAGCACCTCGC
- a CDS encoding DUF4142 domain-containing protein codes for MRSASELAGFDFEPASVLERSRPLVRILFVVALVLALLAPGSASLAQTGAVNSVSDTDAVLLTKVRQAGLWEMPSGMMAMEKGSPIVQKVGFAIMMDHGRLDVATRALSQKLNSPVPDQPSEEQRGWLAEEMAASPGPEFDRVFANRLRAAHGQVFAVLAQLRAGTRNDDVRAFATVGNQAVMRHMTMLESTGMVDYTALPAPVVSTTSAPTGIQLGLDPSQIAVVGGLFLLLGGGLFYVLRQVKSNRGRGRTSSRPATARTGGSHG; via the coding sequence ATGCGTTCGGCGTCTGAGCTCGCCGGGTTCGACTTCGAACCCGCGTCGGTTCTCGAGCGTTCCCGGCCGCTGGTCCGGATCCTGTTCGTCGTGGCGCTCGTGCTGGCGCTGCTCGCGCCGGGCTCGGCCTCCCTCGCCCAGACCGGCGCCGTGAACTCGGTGTCCGACACCGACGCGGTGCTGCTGACCAAGGTCCGCCAGGCGGGTCTGTGGGAAATGCCCTCCGGCATGATGGCCATGGAGAAGGGCAGCCCGATCGTCCAGAAGGTCGGCTTCGCGATCATGATGGACCACGGCCGCCTGGACGTGGCGACCCGCGCGCTGTCGCAGAAGCTGAACTCGCCGGTCCCCGACCAGCCCTCCGAGGAACAGCGCGGCTGGCTCGCCGAAGAGATGGCCGCCTCCCCCGGCCCGGAGTTCGACCGCGTCTTCGCCAACCGGCTGCGGGCGGCGCATGGGCAGGTCTTCGCCGTACTGGCGCAGCTGCGCGCCGGCACCCGCAACGACGACGTGCGGGCCTTCGCGACCGTCGGCAACCAGGCCGTGATGCGGCACATGACGATGCTCGAGAGCACCGGGATGGTCGACTACACCGCGCTGCCGGCCCCGGTGGTCTCGACCACCTCGGCACCCACCGGCATCCAGCTCGGGCTCGACCCGTCGCAGATCGCCGTGGTCGGCGGCCTGTTCCTGCTCCTCGGCGGCGGCCTCTTCTACGTGCTGCGCCAAGTCAAGAGCAACCGTGGCCGCGGCAGGACGTCGTCCCGGCCGGCCACCGCGAGAACCGGGGGTAGCCATGGTTGA
- a CDS encoding MFS transporter — MCACVVLVVGMVAAVNLAVPLLAASPLHPSAPALVWIVDTYVIVFACLVIPGGAAGDRFGRKGVLLGGLVLFAVGALLSAVAPGVAVLLAGRALTGVGAAAVLPNSLAVLLHAVPAGRRPATIATWASMTGIGGVAGNAGGGLLLAGGSWRWLFAAAVPAALAAAVLVARTAPVSARHDRPLGPVAALLLVGASVALLVGIVQGPESGWGSTLVVTGFAGAAVLFAAWVVVELRSEHPLLDPRLFRIAGLRSACLGMTAIFFGMFALFYVNASFLQYAKGFGVLATGLGIVPLTVPIVLGGRHVGRLSRRIGVDGTVALAFAFVGAGLLGLSTSDATTPYAGYAAWLVVTGIGVTLALPTLSGVIAGALPAAQAGVATGLQATTREFGSALGVAVVSTVSTAWFTAALPPEGRGAHTVAEALARTPRASDVVAAFVSGTDAGLRVAGVAVLVLGGLVAGESWWSRRRR, encoded by the coding sequence ATGTGCGCGTGCGTCGTGCTCGTCGTGGGCATGGTCGCGGCGGTCAACCTGGCCGTCCCGCTGCTCGCCGCGAGTCCGTTGCACCCGTCGGCGCCGGCGCTGGTCTGGATCGTCGACACCTACGTCATCGTGTTCGCCTGCCTGGTGATCCCCGGCGGGGCGGCAGGCGACCGGTTCGGCCGCAAGGGCGTCCTGCTGGGCGGGCTGGTGCTGTTCGCGGTGGGCGCGCTGCTGTCGGCGGTGGCGCCCGGCGTCGCCGTCCTGCTCGCCGGCCGGGCGCTCACCGGGGTCGGCGCGGCCGCGGTCCTGCCCAACTCGCTCGCCGTCCTGCTGCACGCCGTTCCCGCCGGACGCCGGCCGGCCACCATCGCGACCTGGGCGTCGATGACCGGTATCGGCGGGGTCGCCGGTAACGCCGGCGGGGGGCTGCTGCTGGCGGGCGGATCGTGGCGCTGGCTCTTCGCGGCCGCCGTGCCGGCCGCGCTCGCCGCGGCCGTCCTGGTCGCCCGCACGGCGCCGGTTTCGGCCCGCCACGATCGCCCGCTCGGCCCGGTGGCCGCGCTGTTGCTGGTCGGCGCGTCGGTCGCCCTGCTGGTCGGGATCGTCCAGGGCCCGGAGTCGGGCTGGGGCAGCACGCTCGTCGTGACCGGCTTCGCCGGTGCGGCCGTGCTGTTCGCGGCGTGGGTGGTCGTCGAACTGAGGTCGGAGCACCCGCTCCTGGACCCGCGGCTGTTCCGGATCGCCGGCCTGCGCAGCGCCTGCCTCGGCATGACCGCGATCTTCTTCGGGATGTTCGCGCTGTTCTACGTCAACGCGTCGTTCCTCCAGTACGCCAAGGGTTTCGGGGTACTGGCGACCGGGCTCGGGATCGTCCCGCTGACCGTGCCGATCGTCCTCGGCGGACGGCACGTGGGTCGCCTGTCCCGGCGCATCGGGGTCGACGGGACCGTCGCGCTCGCCTTCGCGTTCGTCGGAGCCGGCCTGCTCGGACTGTCCACGAGCGACGCGACCACCCCGTACGCCGGGTACGCGGCTTGGCTCGTCGTGACCGGGATCGGGGTGACGCTGGCGTTGCCGACGTTGTCGGGCGTGATCGCGGGCGCTCTCCCGGCGGCGCAGGCGGGGGTGGCCACCGGGCTGCAGGCCACGACCCGGGAGTTCGGCAGCGCGCTCGGCGTCGCCGTGGTCAGCACCGTCTCCACCGCGTGGTTCACGGCCGCGCTGCCGCCGGAGGGCCGTGGGGCGCACACGGTGGCCGAAGCCCTCGCCCGGACGCCCCGCGCGTCCGACGTGGTGGCCGCGTTCGTCTCGGGGACGGACGCCGGGCTGCGCGTCGCCGGGGTGGCGGTGCTCGTCCTCGGCGGTCTCGTCGCAGGGGAGTCGTGGTGGTCGCGGCGACGGCGGTGA
- a CDS encoding MFS transporter — translation MLRDRRLAGLLLGDLLANVGTGMLLVAMPVQTLSLHGDVPKAIAIGLVEAAPFVLSTVLALAIGLGRVRVPPRTLLVADCVLRSLTFAALGVLAVTGRLTLPVLVAGLLFGATFRLAGSSSRRLLATSAAGEAGRFSVNGLLGLNTTFALYIAGPVLGGILVATTGAGFALFVDAAGALVLLACVPREAGDRNALRDEGAPESGWRILRRRPVAARLLVVEFFFNFLYMPVEVALPLYVSGTLHAGASGLGVLWGALGVGAFLGSALVSRLRNLPQRPLLVAIIGLWALCPIALAVTGDLTVALLVFGLGGLVYAPFTPVAYSFLQSGLAPGEQQQVVTLWTTGATVAAPLGLALGGPLIDLTGSTGGLALSGVLTLLLLPIAARAVLGRLPERNPACASA, via the coding sequence GTGCTGCGCGACCGGCGGCTCGCCGGGCTCCTGCTGGGGGATCTCCTGGCCAACGTCGGCACCGGCATGCTGCTGGTCGCCATGCCCGTCCAGACGCTGTCCCTGCACGGTGACGTCCCGAAGGCCATCGCCATCGGGCTCGTGGAGGCCGCGCCGTTCGTCCTCTCCACCGTGCTCGCCCTGGCCATCGGCCTCGGCCGGGTGCGGGTGCCGCCGCGCACGCTGCTCGTCGCCGACTGCGTGCTGCGGTCGCTGACCTTCGCCGCCCTCGGCGTCCTGGCCGTCACGGGCCGGCTCACGCTGCCGGTGCTGGTCGCCGGGCTCCTCTTCGGCGCGACGTTCCGGCTGGCCGGGTCGAGCAGCCGGCGCCTGCTCGCGACGTCGGCCGCGGGCGAGGCCGGGCGCTTCTCGGTCAACGGCCTGCTGGGCCTGAACACGACGTTCGCGCTCTACATCGCCGGCCCGGTGCTGGGCGGGATCCTCGTCGCGACGACCGGCGCGGGCTTCGCGCTCTTCGTCGACGCGGCCGGCGCGCTGGTCCTGCTGGCCTGCGTTCCCCGCGAGGCCGGAGACCGCAACGCGCTGCGCGACGAGGGCGCCCCCGAGTCGGGCTGGCGGATCCTGCGCCGCCGCCCGGTCGCCGCGCGGCTGCTGGTGGTCGAGTTCTTCTTCAACTTCCTGTACATGCCGGTCGAAGTGGCGCTCCCGCTGTACGTGAGCGGGACGCTCCACGCCGGCGCGTCCGGGCTGGGGGTGCTGTGGGGTGCGCTCGGGGTGGGCGCGTTCCTCGGCTCCGCGCTCGTCAGCCGGCTGCGGAACCTGCCGCAGCGGCCGCTGCTGGTGGCGATCATCGGCCTGTGGGCGCTGTGCCCGATCGCGCTCGCCGTCACCGGCGACCTCACCGTGGCGCTGCTCGTCTTCGGACTGGGCGGCCTGGTGTACGCGCCGTTCACGCCGGTCGCCTACAGCTTCCTGCAGTCGGGGCTCGCCCCCGGCGAACAGCAGCAGGTCGTCACGCTGTGGACGACCGGCGCCACGGTCGCCGCCCCGCTCGGGCTGGCACTGGGCGGCCCCCTGATCGACCTGACCGGCAGCACGGGCGGCCTCGCGCTGTCCGGCGTGCTGACCCTCCTGCTGCTCCCGATCGCGGCCAGGGCCGTGCTCGGCCGCCTTCCGGAAAGGAACCCGGCATGTGCCTCGGCCTGA
- a CDS encoding NAD(P)/FAD-dependent oxidoreductase encodes MADGDRIVIVGAGVAGLRAAERLREQKFDGEIVLIGDEARRPYHRPMVSKALVMGTERPSDVGLSHYLPDLDVHWRLGARVTHLDTTERVVHLPGGESLWYDGLIAATGVYPRHLPGAPRHDPRVRILRTVEDSMAVRRCLNASKKPAVVIGAGLIGNEFAASMRHIGRDVTLIGHAKAPLHRFGDRVSSGIVEAHHEHRANLAMRSEVRHWISTKDTVGLHLTNNQLLVASVVVLAIGSVPSVDWMRGSGLDISDGVLCDSKLFAEGASDVVIAGDIARWPNLRFDETPRRVEHWINAVESARHAADNLLVGHSSAKPFTPLPRAWSTLYDTRLQMCGMPSLAEDTVSLADGITGFVRDGRLVGISCWDKPRAMLDWMAELDRRLPAPDYVPEPEPAPVAEVPEVPTVEPALAALAAEVPPEFDSGFDHQAFEREFESEFANDIPTTAFPAQSLPAPPTTAFAAQPGAALPTMAIPMGR; translated from the coding sequence ATGGCTGACGGCGACCGGATCGTCATCGTCGGCGCGGGTGTCGCAGGGTTGCGCGCCGCGGAGCGACTGCGGGAACAGAAGTTCGACGGCGAGATCGTCCTGATCGGCGACGAGGCCCGGCGGCCCTACCACCGCCCGATGGTCTCCAAGGCGCTGGTGATGGGGACCGAACGGCCCAGCGACGTGGGCCTTTCGCACTACTTGCCGGACCTCGACGTGCACTGGCGCCTCGGCGCGCGGGTCACGCACCTGGACACCACCGAGCGGGTCGTGCACCTGCCCGGCGGGGAGTCCCTCTGGTACGACGGCCTGATCGCCGCCACCGGCGTCTACCCGCGGCACCTGCCCGGCGCGCCGCGGCACGACCCGCGGGTGCGGATCCTGCGCACGGTCGAGGACTCGATGGCGGTGCGGCGCTGCCTCAACGCCAGCAAGAAGCCGGCCGTGGTGATCGGCGCCGGCCTGATCGGCAACGAGTTCGCCGCGAGCATGCGGCACATCGGCCGGGACGTCACCCTGATCGGGCACGCGAAGGCCCCGCTGCACCGCTTCGGCGACCGCGTCTCCAGCGGCATCGTCGAGGCGCACCACGAGCACCGCGCGAACCTGGCGATGCGCAGCGAAGTCCGGCACTGGATCAGCACGAAGGACACCGTCGGGCTGCACCTGACGAACAACCAGCTGCTGGTCGCCAGCGTCGTCGTGCTGGCCATCGGCAGTGTCCCGTCGGTGGACTGGATGCGCGGCTCCGGCCTCGACATCAGCGACGGCGTCCTCTGCGACTCGAAGCTGTTCGCCGAGGGCGCCTCCGACGTCGTCATCGCCGGCGACATCGCGCGCTGGCCGAACCTGCGCTTCGACGAGACCCCGCGGCGGGTCGAGCACTGGATCAACGCCGTCGAGTCGGCCCGGCACGCGGCGGACAACCTGCTGGTGGGCCACTCGAGCGCGAAGCCGTTCACCCCGCTCCCCCGCGCCTGGTCGACGCTGTACGACACCCGGCTGCAGATGTGCGGGATGCCGTCGCTGGCCGAGGACACCGTGTCGCTGGCCGACGGCATCACCGGCTTCGTCCGCGACGGCAGGCTCGTCGGCATCTCCTGCTGGGACAAGCCGCGGGCGATGCTCGACTGGATGGCCGAGCTCGACCGGCGGCTGCCGGCACCCGACTACGTGCCGGAGCCGGAGCCCGCTCCCGTCGCGGAGGTCCCCGAGGTGCCGACCGTCGAACCGGCGCTCGCCGCGCTGGCGGCCGAGGTGCCGCCGGAGTTCGACAGCGGCTTCGACCACCAGGCCTTCGAGCGGGAGTTCGAGAGCGAGTTCGCCAACGACATCCCGACGACGGCGTTCCCCGCGCAGTCGCTGCCGGCCCCGCCGACCACGGCGTTCGCCGCGCAGCCCGGCGCCGCGCTGCCGACCATGGCCATCCCGATGGGGAGGTAG
- a CDS encoding LysR family transcriptional regulator, with protein MPEQLDLNLLRVFDALLRDGSVTAAAERLHLSIPATSRALGRLRRAMGDPILVRAGRGLAPTPFALRTAPRVRSLLEEAASLVSTDFSLATLDRTFTIRINDGVAATLATAAADAVASAAPGVTLRFVAEGDESAEALRDGSVDLDIGVGGHPSPDIRTAVLYHDHLVAAVRADSPLGRVRRPTLAQLCRHPHVAASRRGLARGPLDEALEAAGLRRHVAAVVPTAAVAALVVASSPYVGLLPRRLAEQYGEPLGLRWFPVPADLPGLEVRLSWHARLDADPAQQWLRNTLRDAFP; from the coding sequence ATGCCCGAGCAGCTCGACCTGAACCTCCTGCGCGTGTTCGACGCGCTCCTGCGGGACGGCAGCGTGACGGCGGCGGCCGAGCGCCTCCACCTGTCCATCCCGGCGACCAGCCGCGCGCTGGGCCGGCTGCGGCGGGCGATGGGCGACCCGATCCTGGTGCGGGCCGGCCGCGGGCTGGCGCCGACGCCGTTCGCGCTGCGCACCGCGCCTCGGGTGCGCTCGCTGCTGGAGGAAGCGGCGTCGCTGGTCAGCACCGACTTCTCGCTCGCCACCCTGGACCGCACGTTCACGATCCGCATCAACGACGGCGTGGCCGCGACCCTCGCCACGGCCGCGGCCGACGCGGTGGCGTCGGCCGCGCCGGGTGTCACGCTGCGGTTCGTGGCCGAAGGCGACGAGAGCGCCGAGGCCCTGCGTGACGGCTCGGTCGACCTGGACATCGGCGTGGGCGGGCACCCGTCCCCCGACATCCGGACGGCGGTGCTTTACCACGACCACCTGGTGGCGGCCGTGCGCGCGGACAGCCCGCTGGGCCGGGTCCGCCGGCCGACGCTGGCGCAGCTGTGCCGGCACCCCCACGTGGCGGCCTCCCGCCGCGGCCTCGCCCGCGGCCCGCTGGACGAGGCGCTCGAGGCGGCGGGCCTGCGCCGCCACGTCGCCGCCGTCGTCCCCACTGCCGCGGTGGCCGCGCTGGTGGTCGCGTCCAGCCCGTACGTCGGCCTGCTGCCGCGGCGCCTCGCCGAGCAGTACGGCGAGCCGCTCGGCCTCCGCTGGTTCCCGGTCCCGGCGGACCTGCCCGGCCTCGAGGTCCGCCTGTCCTGGCACGCCCGCCTCGACGCCGACCCGGCCCAGCAGTGGCTCCGCAACACCCTCCGCGACGCCTTCCCCTGA
- a CDS encoding helix-turn-helix transcriptional regulator: protein MCLGLKAAAHHHLRELAVLRRVRDRIDREYASPLDVETLASTVDLPVAQFIRRFRDAYGLSPHEYRQAAEARTKNWSSR from the coding sequence ATGTGCCTCGGCCTGAAAGCCGCCGCGCACCACCACCTGCGTGAATTGGCGGTATTGCGCCGCGTCCGCGATCGCATCGACCGCGAATACGCCAGTCCCCTGGACGTCGAAACGCTCGCGAGCACCGTGGACCTGCCGGTCGCGCAATTCATCCGCCGTTTCCGGGACGCCTACGGCCTTTCCCCGCACGAATACCGGCAAGCCGCCGAGGCCCGAACCAAAAACTGGAGTTCACGATGA
- a CDS encoding sigma-70 family RNA polymerase sigma factor: MGRHTRALRSVGDQEAVVEPDGGHDDLAKALYQEFGGSLMAFALRLTGHDRQWAEDVVQETLIKAWRNADKLDRQPEMLRAWLFTVARRIVIDGWRSRSARPQEIEEIESDAIAVSDESDRTLAAMIVYEALQGLSPEQREAIQQTYLRDRTVNEVAATLGVPPGTVKSRIHHAVRALRRALRERG; the protein is encoded by the coding sequence GTGGGACGGCACACCCGAGCGCTGAGATCCGTCGGTGATCAGGAAGCCGTCGTCGAGCCCGACGGCGGCCACGACGATCTGGCGAAGGCGCTCTACCAGGAGTTCGGCGGGTCCCTCATGGCGTTCGCGCTGCGGCTGACCGGCCACGACCGGCAGTGGGCCGAAGACGTCGTGCAGGAGACCCTGATCAAGGCGTGGCGGAACGCCGACAAGCTCGACCGCCAGCCCGAGATGCTGCGTGCCTGGTTGTTCACGGTGGCCCGGCGTATCGTCATCGACGGCTGGCGCAGCCGCAGTGCCCGCCCCCAGGAGATCGAGGAGATCGAATCCGACGCGATCGCGGTGTCCGACGAATCGGACCGGACGCTCGCCGCGATGATCGTTTACGAGGCGCTGCAGGGTCTCTCGCCCGAGCAGCGGGAGGCCATCCAGCAGACCTACCTGCGCGATCGGACCGTGAACGAGGTCGCGGCGACCCTCGGCGTGCCACCGGGCACCGTGAAGTCCCGCATCCACCACGCCGTCCGCGCGCTGCGCCGGGCCCTGCGCGAGCGGGGGTGA
- a CDS encoding VOC family protein: MDVTIHSSFLPHTDPEASLAFYRDLLGFEVRQNVKYGDMQWITVGPPNQPDTAIVLAPVAATPGLTDDERRMINEMMAKGTYASVNLATKDLDALFAKLEAGNAEVVQEPVDQPYGIRDCSFRDPAGNLLRIQELR, encoded by the coding sequence ATGGACGTCACCATTCACTCCAGCTTCCTCCCGCACACGGATCCGGAAGCCTCGCTCGCCTTCTACCGCGACCTCCTCGGCTTCGAGGTCCGCCAGAACGTCAAGTACGGCGACATGCAGTGGATCACCGTCGGCCCGCCGAACCAGCCGGACACCGCGATCGTGCTGGCGCCGGTGGCCGCGACGCCGGGCCTGACCGACGACGAGCGCCGGATGATCAACGAGATGATGGCCAAGGGCACCTACGCCTCGGTCAACCTCGCCACCAAGGACCTCGACGCCCTGTTCGCCAAGCTCGAGGCGGGCAACGCCGAGGTCGTCCAGGAGCCGGTCGACCAGCCCTACGGCATCCGCGACTGCTCGTTCCGCGACCCGGCGGGCAACCTGCTGCGCATCCAGGAGCTGCGCTGA
- a CDS encoding ferredoxin: MPFRLPGGGPRISVDNDRCELYGICAMEAPDVFDLGQDGRLRFHTRLLDETTIEQAKMAARCCPMQAVVMRGDLDG; encoded by the coding sequence ATGCCGTTCCGTCTGCCCGGCGGCGGGCCCCGGATCAGCGTCGACAACGACCGCTGCGAGCTCTACGGCATCTGCGCCATGGAGGCGCCGGACGTGTTCGACCTCGGCCAGGACGGCCGCCTGCGCTTCCACACGCGGCTGCTGGACGAAACCACCATTGAACAGGCGAAGATGGCCGCCCGTTGCTGCCCGATGCAGGCGGTCGTGATGAGAGGGGACCTGGATGGCTGA